One Pomacea canaliculata isolate SZHN2017 linkage group LG1, ASM307304v1, whole genome shotgun sequence genomic window, CTGCGGCATCGAGCACATCACCAGCAAGACCCGCATCATCAAAGTGGCTTCTCGCGACAAgcaggagggagaaaaagaagtaGAAGTCAAGGTCTGGAACGACACGGTGGCCAACCTCTCCCTTCTCGCCTTCGGCACGAGCGCCCCAGAGATCCTGCTGTCCATGATAGAAACGTTGAAGAATGAGTTCAAGTCCGGGGAGCTGGGCCCGGGTACCATCGTGGGCTCCGCAGCCTTCAACTTGTTCTGCATCACCGCCATTTGCATCATGTGCGTGCCTGACGGCGAGAGCCGGCGTCTGAAAAACATGCGCGTGTTTGGGGTGACAGCCTTCACCGGCATCTTCGCCTACTTCTGGCTCATCATCGTGCTCCTCTGGACATCGCCAAAGGAGGTGGAATTGTGGGAAGCGATCGTGACCTTCCTGCTGTTTCCCATTCTCATCATGGTGGCTTATTCCGCGGATAAGGGTTTCTGCTGCGTGCGCAACAAAACGGCCTCTGAGGTGGAGATAGGAGTCGGTGAGTAGTTGATGAGCACGACTCATATTATCCAAGGGACTGGTTACGTAATAACAGAGAGTCCCAGCGCTGGCGTAGAGACCTGATATATCCAGTTTCATTAAAGCAGGTTAATAAGGTCAAAGTTTATTAAATtgtaactgaaataaatttcttttaagcTGAAATTGGGCCTTTATCTCACTTAAAAGCATAACTTGTGTAAAAACTCTATTGTTTGATGTGAGGTAGGAAAAAAGTCTATATACTGCAAGAGGAACACTTGCATATCTGAAAACTCatcattatataaaaaataaaatatcctgGCTGTTAGCCAGcccacaaatataaaataaaccgagagaaagaagaaggataTTTTAGcttgattttcattttatttattttttgcacgtAGAAAGGACCACAGCCTAAAATCTCGTCAGGATGTTTTCGgttctcaaaaatattttaatgcagcagaaagaaagaacccaaacatttttttggttaaatTGTAAATGCGGTTGTACCTGATTTCAGATATCGAGGGTGAAAACCAGCATAATGGTGGGTCAGCTGATATCATTGAAGTTGCAAAGGTAAGTATAATGTAGGTGACATGGACCATCAGAATTATGCTCTATTTTCCAGACTCTCCCTGGTTTGCAGAGTTCTCAACAGATTTCTTGATTTTATGTCGTTAAAAGCGAGTGCtagaataaagaaaattgttctgGTACGACCTGACCACATGATGAAGTATGCAGattagagaaacaaaattagTAAGCATCAGTTAGATGGAGACAGGTTATTGGGTCTTTGATCATGTGTACCTGCATTGGTACAAGGTCCCTAACATCACGACTCACGCACACatgaacgcacgcacacacgcacacacagatatcaaTAAGAAATTTGCCGTGTAGAGAAAGTTCGTTCCAGTTTTCCTGCCGaataattgttaataatttcGGTACTTGTTTTATTGAAACGCACGCAAAGACAACAATTGCACACTTTATcaactgtaataaaaattatcGCACATTAATAAAACTGTATGGACAGTCCCGTAAGCTTGCAATCGGCTGAGGGTATCGATCCCAAGATTAGCGGCGGGAGCAAACAGGATCTGTTGCCAGTGTTTTGGTAGCAAAGCCATGTGACCCGGGTACCCGTTATGTGGGGCTTTGCCTGTTTCTGCGCAAACTCAATTTTCGAGGTTTAAAGAAAAACTCTCACTGATGATCTGCAGGAAGCAGATAAGCAGCTGTGTaattaatttcatgtttatctttttcagGAATTCCAGAAGGAAACACACTTGTCAGAAGAAAAGACTGCAAAAATCGTTGCGGCCAAACTCGCATCGGAAAAACCCAAAGGCGCCCTTTGGTATCGAGTCTCAGCTATTCGGATCATAACCGGAGGACATAGGCTGACACCTCAAGTCGATGCCACGTTTGATAGCGTGAGCAATTAGGATAGATGTGGGAGATGTAATcgtaaagagaaagaaagcaggaTGGGAGAAGATACACAAAGACTGCCCATAGACCGTCTTAATGTATGACGTGTCCTGTGGCCTTTGACCCATGCTTTGATCTCTCGCTTTGTTCACTAGGCACCTGTGCACACTATATATGAAACGTTAGCTCATATTTATTCACTTAATAATGGAATTTAgtcgagaaaaaaaatcaagtgtaCGGAGGACATAACTAAATGGCGGAGACATTCTGCTTTTGTTCTCAAGGTATTCGACAAGATACGGTCAAAGAGACAGTGGAGGACAGTCGCAAGTCGAGTGCCGTTTCCCTGGACCCGTCACAGCTCGTGGACAAGGCCGTGGTGGAGTTCACCAGCTCTGCCTGCGCTGTGCTAGAGAACGAGGGTCACGTCCGTCTCTGTATACGTCGCTATGGCAACATGGATAAGGAAATTAAAGTCGGGTATGCTTGCTGCTAGGTGAAGCACTAGAGCCGCACACTGAAATATCTGTCATGATTCCTGCATTGTGCAcatgaaataaagcaaaatgctTAAGCTGGTTTTCTCTTTCATCAATCTGAAACTAGGACTGAGAGTATGATGGTAACGTTTTTGTTACAGGGTGGAGACAATAGACGGCACAGCCCTGGCGGGGGAGGACTACAAGCCTATCAAACAGCTGGTCACCTTCGCCCCGCAAGAAAGCATCAAGGACGTCTTTGTTGAGATCGTCGATGATGATGTCTGGGAGCCAGACGAGTTCTTCTACGTCAGGCTTCTACACGACCCGTGGACAGCAACGCCGAGGACTTTGTCATCGGGAAAGTGGCCATCAACCAGGTCACCATCATTAACGACGACGGTGAGAACCAAAAGGATGCCTGTGTGTATGAGTTCAGATCCTCCAGCTTTCTTCCTGTCCTTCAGTTTTACATATACTGCGATAGGGAAAATTATAGGGTATCACAAATAAAAGAGTTTACGCTCTCCTATGAAAGTAGTTGTCGGCTTTCGCGCGACTTCCGCAGCAGGTAAGGAAGGGTGTTGTGCGCATCAACAGCTGCATGCGCTTCCAAGTGAATGTGGAGGATTACATATGATTCCCACCAACTGTCAGAGTCCCCAGCGCCAAGCACTCCGTCATACAGTATCGCCGCCTGTCGGTGTAAAAGGTGATAAATAAACAAGTCACGCGGGCTCTTTGTTCCCCGTCTCTCCAGTTTCCTGGCCAAGGACGCTCATCGTCAGTAACAATATTAACGTTTTTGATTAATTCCATAATTCTTTGGGGGTGAATGATTTACATGGGAGTGCACTGGACGTGTAGAAACGTGAGTGGTATAAGAATCGGCCTACGGGAGGGTAGAGGGGAGTGAACATAAACATGGAACTAAAGCGTACAAATTCAAACTCGTCCAGTAAACTATATCCACCAACTTCATCCTCTCCCCCTTCCCGGTCCCCGGACATGGTGTTCGCAATGTTAGACAAGCAGAGGGTAATGAAGCCGAGTGTTTTAATATCTGCCACTGTGGTCACCTAGTGACGGGGAACCAGCACGAATATGTTCCACTGTGCTTAAAGTTTtggatttaaagaaatgtaGCTTTAGTGAAAATGGTGTAGAACACAGTGTTGTGAAACTAAGGGCAGATCGAAAGTCGTTTTATGACGAAAAAGAGACAGTTATCAAATGACAACAACTacctatttttcttcttctattattattattattatttctaaatttatatttattttttatgtttatttatttttatacatctCTAGGTGTGGACACCCACACTTATAAACCAAATGCGGGTCTGTAGAAGCTATGTATTTGCGGCTTATTTGTAGGAATATTCaatgatttatttgttattctaCAGCCTCGTGGTAGGTCTGAGCAGATTCCGGAAATCATCTGatcctgtaaaataattttttatcctCAGAACCAGGCAAGCTGGAGTTCTCCAAGCCGTCCTACATCGTGAAGGAGAGTGCGGCCAGTGCGCGGCTCATCGTCAACAGGGTCAACGGGGCGGACGGCGAGGTCAAAGTGGCCTGGCACACCAGTGACATGAGTGCCAAGAGCAACGTGCACTACGTGGGAGGTCAGGGCACGGTGACATTCACTCACGGTGAGACCTCCAAGCTGGTTGAGGTGGGGATCATCGGAACCCAGGTCAGTCAACTATGTCCTTCGCTGTTCTCCATCTGCCTTCGCTATTACTTGCCTCTCCTTATCTTCTTAAAACATGTCTGTGGAACAGTCAGCCTTTACCACTTTCTGTCTCCCTTGTTATGGCAAACAATTACAACAACAATCTAATAACTACTAGCGAAAACTCCTTCTTTAGCAACACTTTCTTGAAGGATGCCAGACCTTGGTTTCCAACAGCATGCTGATTTCATCAAGAACCAGAACGTAAAACGAGATTAAGTATACTCATTGAACACTCGATCACTCCGCTCCTTCGCCCACCACTTCTGTAATTATTTCTGTAATCTTTAGGATAACAAATCAGTCAAATAACTCGTGTAATCAGTTCCTTCAAGTAAAAGCAAGCGCAAAACATTTGTACccataaacaagaaaaagtgacaaaagggcaaaaaaattatcagacaTTTCTcgacattattttatttgaagatttaCGAATAACAATTTGCAGCGTGATTTAAAAGCACGTTTTGGTTTTGTGTAAGAGGAAACAGAAATCAGAAAGCACGGCTTTGAGTCTTCTCTGAGTAATTAAGTTAATTGTGCTGAAGGACTCTTGCAATTAGAACTACACCTGGCGAGTTGTTAATGTTCCTGTTGTATACTGTTGGTTATATGTGCTGCGTTGGCAACCGAGGAGGGGGGAGGGACGATCGCATGCAATAATACGTCACATTGTGTCACGTGGAAAAATACCAAAaatcattccttctttcttggAGCTCTTCTGATTAACTGACCACGAGGTATACCTGACAGTTAGCCACATAGCTGGATGACAACCTTTTCCCCACAAGGTGGCAAACAAGCTTGCACGGTTCGCAGTAGCTTTGTTTTGTCGAAAGCTTGAAGGAAAGCCGTTATTTGTTCCGGgtgaataaatataaagaaggTCAAGTGACGAACCGGCTAAGGTCGGCGTTTCAACACTAATCTGTGAACCATCTGCTGGGGCTAGAGCTCTGCCATACACTGGTCAGCCAGGTTGCCAGGAGGTGTTGCAGCTGTTGACACAACGGGTCGGGAgccatgacgtcacagttgCCTGGACGCTGGCGTCcgatgtgacgtcacgcggATTGATTCAGTGTCGTTCTGCGGCCACAAAGGGAAGAAACCCTGCGTCttatcaaaaatcaaacactttGCAGGAAAGAGTTGAAACGAGGGAACAGCTTAAGCGTTTCTCTTGTGCgtgacaacttaaaaaaaagcccTTAAGGTTGCTAGAAGGTTTTCTGTCTGGCAGCTAGGCAACAGGTGGGATGGAGAACGAAGcaagacagaaggaaagaagcGGAGGGAAAATTTTTGcgtgcaaaattattttgaatagtTTGTAGTCCTTATCGTTTTTCCAAGTGTAATTAGGAAACTACGCTGGACAGGGTCCCAAACTAACTTTAGTTAGTCACCGACTCACAGTTGCTTTTACGTTTTACCCGAAGAGTCTTGTATGAGAGACTACGGACGGAGTTGTATTTAATATGCATAAAATTGATATGTCAACAGAAGTAAGtttaattatacaaaataaaaatgtcactaATATGAAGGTCACACGTTTTTAAATACGCCTAAGAATTGAAGTCCTTCCCAGGGGACAACgcgaaaaatcattttattaagtttttctaatatttttacCACACTCAGAATTctctttaacaacaacaacaacaacaacaacaacaacaacaacaacaacaacaacaaccaacaacaacaacaacaacaacaacaacaattattagtagtagtaaagTGGAGttacacgttcacacacacacactcgtgcgTTCTTATCACGCCATGACTATCAAATAAACATTGATTTTTCTTGTGCGCTGTCACGAGTAAATTTTATTGctcatataaaatattttttaaaacacgcTTTAAAAATGAGCATAGGGAGAAGAAACACTATTGACGTTTGTTGGTTATTGCGAATGTTGCCAGGGAACGGGACACGAACCAAACTTCCAGGTCGAGTTGTCGGAGCCAACTGGAGGTGCCATCGTCGGGAAGGTTCCACGTGCTATCGTTACCAATTATCAGCGACGAAGGTCttcatcattgttttctttgagtGTTGACTTTTAAGTTTTAGCATATGAAAAATTCGTTGTGGGTTAGTTCGTTGTGAGCTCTAACTAAAACACTAAGCACTGaatgttgaatgtcttgtaatAGAGAGGGAGGTGCGAGCTGTTTTGATTCTTTGTATCttttaatgcaaaaatattctttaattttttttttaaactttgagtGTTTCCAGTCAGAACATAAAAACTTGTACACGAAAAACCATCTCTCTCTAGCCTCTACCGCCATAATGAAGACTGCTGTCTTTGTCGGATCTCTGCACATCTAGGAGTCAGCTTATTTATGTCTGTGATAACTAAACATCGCTGTGCAAAATTTAGGGGGTGGGTTGGGAGGTGATTGAGTCCCCTGTCAGCTCCACTAAAGAACAGTCATGTTGGCCTCGTGACCAGAGTTCAGCAACATGGTGTCGCGTATCGCCGCCCGAGCCTGTCAGACGCTGGAGGGACTGCAGCTGACCTCGTCTTCTTGGGGCGAGCAGTTCTTCAGCGCCATGAACGTCAACGGCGGGGAGGTGGACACAACGACAAAGATGGACTATATCCTCCACTTTATCACCTTTTTCTGGAAGGTATATtactctgtgtatgtatgtgtgcgttgAGCACGCGTCAGTATGCTGTTTGAATGTGTTGTGTCTACTttagttttgtctgtttgttgtcTTGGAAGCTGGTCCTCAATCTGTTCCTCAATAATCGTTATTTCGTCTGTAACAACTAACACTTTATGTCACAGCTAGTAACCACTAATACAATAAAGATATTTGAGAAGAGTAAGAAAGTGTCTTCgcttatatgtatatagacaAACACAAGAGACGAAGcctattaaaataattaaatgtgcTCTGCACAATAACGAGTAAACAAATATCttgacaaatttattttataactgtATGAAAATTAGTGGTGATGTCCGAGTAATATTTAATCACCTTCTTCAAATCTGTCCAATGCAGGTTCTCTTTGCTTGCATCCCACCCACGTCCATCGGTTCCGGTTGGCCGACCTTCCTGATAGCACTGCTCTGTATCGGCCTGCTCACTGCAGTCGTCTCGGACCTTGCCGCCATCTTCGGTTGCGTCGTCGGCCTGTCGGACTTCATCACCGCCATCACGTTCGTGGCCATCGGCACCTCCATGCCCGACACCTTCGCCTCGCGGGCGGCGCTCTCAACGAGAAGTGGGCTGACAGTGCCATCGGGAACGTCAACGGCTCCAACGCTGTCAACGTCTTTCTGGGGCTGGGGCTGCCCTGGCTCATGTCTGCCGTGTACTGGGAAATAAAGGTATGTGTACGAGACCTTGTGCAAGTTGTTTAGCTTTAGTTGCTTGCGCGCTTATTCTTGTCGTCgtctacattttgaaaaaaaaataaatacctagtcttatttttttactgACGTTGCATTCTTTACAGGGAGGTAAGCTGATGGTGGACACAGACTCCCTGGGGTTCGGCGTAACTCTGTTCACGGTGCTCGGTCTGCTGACCAATGGCATCCTGCTGGCTCGTCGCAAGATGAAAGTGTTCGGGTGCGCAGAACTCGGGGGCGCCAAGGGACCCAAGTGGGTCTGCACTGTGGTGATAACCCTATTTTGGGTCCTCCATGTTCTCATCTGTTCTCTTCTGGCCCAGAAGACTATCGACGTTGGCTTTTAAAGTGctgtttagtttctttcttaCGACTGTGATCATGATGTTCACGTATACCGACCGGCGTGGGTGGTCCTGACTGATTTGCTGCCGAGGATCAGATTCTACTTTTAGCGAAGCTTGACATTAAAAGCCTAGTGTGTGATGGCAGCCGTTGTCTTGCAACCTTTACATCGTTGGTGAATGATGCCTTAGAACCGGCAACctttttgggattttttttttgaaagggagATGTTGCCTTTCCTTTCCCAACCCTCCGAGGGTAAGGTATCCGTTAAACTGTTGGGTCAGGTAGTGGGTCGTACGTTGAACCACACAGATATCGAAACGGGTAGTGTGCGTGGCAGTCACCGGCTTCAGATGCCGATGCTGTCGGGTATCCACTTCACATGTGGTGTCTGGTCCTACCTTCCCACTTACGGGTAGGATGGCAGCATGTTGCCATTAACATGTGCAAATTTTCCAAAATATAATATCTTAAAACCCTCGGAGTTTCTGACGTAACACTGCTCTATGTGTTTtgtaagtattatttttttacttctgaatATAAAGtagcaaataacaaaattaataacctCGCATTCTATTACATTCCCTTAACATCCCCTCTTTTCTAAAGTTTGATATTATCGCATAGTCCAACAACTATTCAGTCGTgatattttaagatattttggACTTGCACGAATTCttaatttttcacattttgacattttcatttaataaatttttcattaacttttttctcccagaacagcttctttttttatcactttACATATTAGGTCCATTAGTCAACAATATCATTATCTATACGCTCACATTTATATCGACACATTCTCCGTCCATTGGCGCCAGAACTGCAGGATGGGAAGTTGTCAGCATTGTGAAGCATGTTCCAGGTGTCAATGTATTTGTGGCTAGCTGCTGTTTATCAAGAAATGTCGCACAACTAATTGGAAAATCGTGCAAAATGCGCGGCCTTTGCAGAATTCGTAAAGGGTTTTCTGCCATGTCTACAGAGGCTGATGAAACGATTCCTGACATACTCCAAAAGCAAGCAAAACTTGTGACTGTGTAC contains:
- the LOC112560583 gene encoding LOW QUALITY PROTEIN: sodium/calcium exchanger 3-like (The sequence of the model RefSeq protein was modified relative to this genomic sequence to represent the inferred CDS: inserted 1 base in 1 codon; deleted 2 bases in 1 codon), whose product is MTMSNNTCSDKGLLLPIFHEEESWQKGVRAALYFVAMIWCFFGIAIVADTFICGIEHITSKTRIIKVASRDKQEGEKEVEVKVWNDTVANLSLLAFGTSAPEILLSMIETLKNEFKSGELGPGTIVGSAAFNLFCITAICIMCVPDGESRRLKNMRVFGVTAFTGIFAYFWLIIVLLWTSPKEVELWEAIVTFLLFPILIMVAYSADKGFCCVRNKTASEVEIGVDIEGENQHNGGSADIIEVAKEFQKETHLSEEKTAKIVAAKLASEKPKGALWYRVSAIRIITGGHRLTPQVDATFDSVSTFCFCSQGIRQDTVKETVEDSRKSSAVSLDPSQLVDKAVVEFTSSACAVLENEGHVRLCIRRYGNMDKEIKVGVETIDGTALAGEDYKPIKQLVTFAPQESIKDVFVEIVDDDVWEPDEFFYVRLTRPVDSNAEDFVIGKVAINQVTIINDDEPGKLEFSKPSYIVKESAASARLIVNRVNGADGEVKVAWHTSDMSAKSNVHYVGGQGTVTFTHGETSKLVEVGIIGTQGTGHEPNFQVELSEPTGGAIVGKVPRAIVTNYQRRSNMVSRIAARACQTLEGLQLTSSSWGEQFFSAMNVNGGEVDTTTKMDYILHFITFFWKVLFACIPPTSIGSGWPTFLIALLCIGLLTAVVSDLAAIFGCVVGLSDFITAITFVAIGTSMPDTFASRXGALNEKWADSAIGNVNGSNAVNVFLGLGLPWLMSAVYWEIKGGKLMVDTDSLGFGVTLFTVLGLLTNGILLARRKMKVFGCAELGGAKGPKWVCTVVITLFWVLHVLICSLLAQKTIDVGF